The Streptomyces sp. NBC_01268 genome window below encodes:
- a CDS encoding metallophosphoesterase yields MVVVFLLVLVVVLALLGAVHWYVWRRLVRDLTAPGGPARRVGTAAAVVLPLLSVAALVSGRAGAPFGLQQAVAWPGFLWLALLLYLTLALAVTEPLRPLLRRVMARRAGATPVAAPVPVPTPAPPGAEATAPPEAAAPPEAAAPPEATARPGAPQVPDAPGLSRRLFVNRVVSGTAAAVAVGTVGAGTYGVLRGPRVKRVTVPLAKLPRGAHGYRIAVVSDIHLGPILGRAHTQRIVDTINATQPDLVAVVGDLVDGTVQDLGPAAEPLARLRARDGSFFVTGNHEYFSGADAWVDHVRELGLHPLRNARVEIGAGFDLAGVDDVAGESEGHGPDFGRALGDRDRARTAVLLAHQPIVIDDAVRHGVDLQLSGHTHGGQLWPGNYLAELANPTVAGLERYGDTQLYVSRGAGAWGPPVRVGAPSDITVVELASRQA; encoded by the coding sequence GTGGTCGTCGTCTTCCTGCTGGTGCTGGTCGTGGTCCTCGCCCTGCTCGGCGCGGTCCACTGGTACGTGTGGCGGCGCCTGGTGCGCGACCTGACGGCCCCGGGCGGTCCCGCCCGCCGGGTCGGCACGGCCGCGGCCGTCGTCCTGCCGCTGCTCTCCGTCGCCGCCCTGGTCTCGGGCCGCGCGGGCGCCCCCTTCGGGCTCCAGCAGGCCGTCGCCTGGCCCGGCTTCCTGTGGCTGGCCCTGCTGCTGTACCTGACCCTCGCCCTGGCGGTGACGGAGCCGCTGCGACCGCTGCTGCGGCGGGTAATGGCGCGGCGGGCCGGGGCGACCCCGGTCGCGGCTCCGGTGCCGGTGCCGACTCCGGCCCCGCCGGGTGCGGAGGCCACCGCCCCGCCCGAGGCCGCCGCTCCGCCGGAGGCCGCCGCCCCGCCCGAGGCCACTGCCCGGCCGGGGGCCCCGCAGGTCCCCGACGCCCCCGGCCTCTCCCGCCGCCTCTTCGTCAACCGGGTCGTCTCCGGCACCGCCGCCGCCGTCGCCGTCGGGACGGTCGGGGCCGGGACGTACGGGGTGCTGCGGGGGCCGCGGGTGAAGCGGGTCACCGTGCCGTTGGCGAAGTTGCCGCGCGGGGCGCACGGGTACCGGATCGCGGTGGTCTCCGACATCCACCTCGGGCCGATCCTCGGGCGGGCCCACACCCAGCGGATCGTCGACACGATCAACGCCACCCAGCCCGATCTGGTCGCCGTCGTGGGCGACCTGGTCGACGGCACCGTCCAGGACCTCGGGCCCGCCGCCGAGCCCCTCGCGCGGCTGCGCGCCCGCGACGGGTCGTTCTTCGTGACGGGCAACCACGAGTACTTCTCGGGGGCCGACGCCTGGGTCGACCACGTCCGCGAGCTCGGGCTGCACCCGCTGCGCAACGCCCGGGTCGAGATCGGGGCCGGGTTCGACCTCGCCGGGGTGGACGACGTCGCGGGGGAGAGCGAGGGGCACGGGCCGGACTTCGGCAGGGCGCTCGGGGACCGGGACCGGGCGCGCACCGCGGTGCTGCTCGCGCACCAGCCGATCGTCATCGACGACGCCGTCCGCCACGGCGTCGACCTCCAGCTCTCCGGCCACACCCACGGCGGCCAGCTGTGGCCCGGTAACTACCTCGCCGAGCTGGCCAACCCGACCGTCGCGGGGCTCGAACGCTACGGCGACACCCAGCTCTACGTGTCGCGCGGCGCGGGTGCCTGGGGGCCGCCGGTCCGGGTCGGTGCGCCCTCGGACATCACTGTCGTGGAGCTGGCGTCCCGTCAGGCGTGA
- a CDS encoding MFS transporter: MPLPSTALPAPPSTPHPLRTRSFRLLFTGRTLSLLGDAVIPAALALAVLEATGSTAALALVLGCSMVPKLLLLPLGGVVGDRFDARTVALAMDLVRCATQLLVGIQLLSGSPTLWVIAAVEVAGGAAGAFAMPTSAPLIKGTVPAEGLQRANAAMGIAHSASRVGGPALAGALIWTVGPGWAFVLDAASFAVSAALLCAVRVERVAVPRRALLDDLKEGWREVRTRDWYWTSLIGHSAWNGAAAVLMTLGPAVALDRLGGKATWVLLLQVGALGLLLGSVVADRVRPRRPILTANLALATYALPLVLLAAAAPAPLTIAAYGLAQAGLGFLGPIWETAVQRAVPAHALARVTSYDWLLSLAAMPLGYALAPLAASAWGPEVPLLAAAVVVGGCCLGTGLVPGVRRFGASRAAD, encoded by the coding sequence ATGCCCCTGCCCAGCACTGCCCTGCCCGCTCCCCCGTCCACCCCTCACCCCCTGCGCACCCGCTCCTTCCGGCTGCTCTTCACCGGCCGCACGCTCTCCCTCCTCGGCGACGCCGTCATCCCCGCCGCACTCGCCCTCGCCGTCCTGGAGGCGACCGGCTCCACCGCGGCCCTCGCCCTGGTCCTCGGCTGCTCGATGGTGCCCAAGCTGCTCCTGCTGCCGCTCGGCGGCGTGGTGGGCGACCGGTTCGACGCCCGGACGGTCGCCCTCGCCATGGACCTCGTCCGCTGCGCCACCCAACTCCTCGTCGGCATCCAGCTGTTGAGCGGCTCGCCCACGCTCTGGGTGATCGCCGCCGTCGAGGTGGCGGGCGGCGCCGCGGGGGCGTTCGCGATGCCGACCAGCGCACCGCTCATCAAGGGCACGGTGCCCGCGGAAGGGCTCCAGCGGGCCAACGCGGCCATGGGCATCGCCCACAGCGCGAGCCGCGTCGGCGGCCCGGCCCTCGCCGGCGCGCTGATCTGGACCGTCGGCCCCGGCTGGGCGTTCGTCCTGGACGCGGCCAGCTTCGCCGTCAGCGCCGCCCTGCTGTGCGCCGTACGCGTCGAACGGGTCGCCGTCCCCCGCCGCGCCCTGCTCGACGACCTCAAGGAGGGCTGGCGCGAGGTCCGCACCCGCGACTGGTACTGGACCAGCCTCATCGGCCACAGCGCCTGGAACGGCGCCGCCGCCGTCCTCATGACCCTCGGCCCGGCCGTCGCCCTCGACCGGCTCGGCGGCAAGGCGACCTGGGTCCTGCTGCTCCAGGTCGGCGCCCTCGGACTGCTCCTCGGCTCCGTCGTCGCCGACCGGGTCCGGCCCCGGCGCCCGATCCTCACCGCCAACCTCGCCCTCGCCACGTACGCGCTGCCCCTGGTCCTCCTCGCGGCGGCCGCGCCCGCGCCGCTCACCATCGCCGCGTACGGGCTCGCCCAGGCCGGGCTCGGCTTCCTCGGCCCCATCTGGGAGACGGCGGTCCAGCGGGCGGTGCCCGCCCACGCGCTGGCCCGCGTCACCTCGTACGACTGGCTCCTCTCGCTCGCCGCGATGCCCCTCGGCTACGCCCTCGCCCCGCTCGCCGCCTCCGCCTGGGGCCCGGAGGTCCCGCTGCTGGCCGCCGCCGTGGTGGTCGGCGGGTGCTGCCTGGGCACCGGGCTCGTGCCGGGAGTACGGCGGTTCGGGGCTTCCCGTGCGGCCGACTAG
- a CDS encoding YihY/virulence factor BrkB family protein, whose product MDWLSRLPVIGPWVVRLMKTQAWHAYEILDEVRWSRLAAAITFLSFLALFPLITVAAAIGAALLSTEQLDKIENKIADQVPGISDQLDIGGLVDNAGTVGLVAGAVLLFMGIGWVGSMRECLRAVWGLDGVDEDNPVARKGKDTLVLLGLGGVGLCSLAASWLGSTAVGWSADRLGIENTGAGGTLLQAAALLVAILADFLLLAYMLTLLPGVEPRRRDLVVAALLGAVGFELLKLLLGGYMKGVAAKSMYGAFGVPVALLLWINFTAKLLLFCSAWTATGSRPRPPEQEPTPSPPAAPSGPSGSSVAPKASRTPDDGPPPPAASAG is encoded by the coding sequence ATGGACTGGCTGAGCAGACTGCCCGTCATCGGCCCCTGGGTCGTCCGCCTGATGAAGACCCAGGCCTGGCACGCGTACGAGATCCTCGACGAGGTCCGCTGGAGCCGGCTCGCCGCCGCCATCACCTTCCTCAGCTTCCTCGCCCTCTTCCCGCTGATCACCGTCGCCGCCGCGATCGGCGCCGCGCTGCTCAGCACCGAACAGCTCGACAAGATCGAGAACAAGATCGCCGACCAGGTCCCCGGCATCTCCGACCAGCTCGACATCGGCGGTCTCGTCGACAACGCCGGCACCGTCGGCCTCGTCGCGGGCGCCGTGCTGCTCTTCATGGGCATCGGCTGGGTCGGCTCGATGCGCGAATGCCTGCGCGCCGTCTGGGGCCTCGACGGCGTCGACGAGGACAACCCCGTCGCGCGCAAGGGCAAGGACACCCTGGTGCTGCTCGGCCTCGGCGGTGTCGGGCTCTGCTCGCTCGCCGCGTCCTGGCTCGGCTCCACCGCCGTCGGCTGGAGTGCCGACCGGCTCGGCATCGAGAACACCGGCGCGGGCGGCACCCTGCTCCAGGCCGCCGCCCTGCTCGTCGCGATCCTCGCCGACTTCCTGCTCCTGGCGTACATGCTCACGCTGCTGCCGGGCGTCGAACCGAGGCGCCGCGACCTGGTCGTCGCGGCGCTCCTCGGGGCGGTCGGCTTCGAGCTGCTGAAACTGCTGCTCGGCGGCTACATGAAGGGCGTCGCGGCGAAGTCGATGTACGGGGCCTTCGGCGTGCCGGTGGCCCTGCTGCTGTGGATCAACTTCACCGCGAAACTGCTGCTGTTCTGCTCCGCCTGGACGGCTACGGGGTCACGCCCTCGTCCACCGGAGCAGGAGCCGACTCCTTCTCCCCCCGCGGCCCCTTCCGGCCCTTCCGGTTCTTCCGTCGCCCCGAAGGCTTCCCGGACTCCTGACGACGGGCCGCCCCCGCCAGCGGCCAGCGCCGGTTGA
- a CDS encoding decaprenyl-phosphate phosphoribosyltransferase, producing the protein MPPAPARPQALAVARGVVRTARPRQWVKNALVVAAPVAAGQLVSWHIAARLALVFALFTAAASAVYLVNDARDATADRAHPVKRHRPVAAGLVPVPLAYATGALLGLGAAVASALVCNAMTALLLTAYLAMQLAYCVRLKHVLVVDLAVVSTGFLMRAMIGGIALGIPLSRWFLITTGFGALFMVAAKRYSEAVQMEEAQGATRALLTQYTTGYLRFVWQLAAGVAVLGYCLWALESGGVADGALLPWRQLSVVAFILAVLRYAVFADRGTAGEPEDVVLRDRPLAVIGLVWAAMYGMAVVDL; encoded by the coding sequence GTGCCCCCGGCCCCCGCCCGCCCCCAGGCCCTCGCCGTCGCCCGGGGAGTGGTCCGCACCGCCCGGCCCCGGCAGTGGGTCAAGAACGCGCTCGTCGTCGCCGCGCCCGTCGCCGCCGGGCAGCTCGTCTCCTGGCACATCGCCGCCCGGCTCGCCCTGGTCTTCGCCCTGTTCACGGCCGCAGCCTCCGCCGTGTACCTGGTCAACGACGCCCGCGACGCCACCGCCGACCGTGCCCACCCGGTGAAGCGGCACCGCCCCGTCGCCGCCGGCCTCGTCCCCGTACCCCTCGCGTACGCGACGGGCGCCCTGCTCGGGCTCGGCGCGGCGGTCGCGAGCGCCCTGGTGTGCAACGCCATGACGGCGCTGCTCCTGACCGCGTACCTCGCGATGCAGCTCGCCTACTGCGTACGCCTCAAGCACGTCCTCGTCGTCGACCTCGCCGTCGTCTCCACCGGCTTCCTGATGCGGGCGATGATCGGCGGGATCGCCCTCGGCATCCCGCTCTCCCGCTGGTTCCTCATCACCACCGGCTTCGGCGCGCTCTTCATGGTCGCGGCCAAGCGCTACTCGGAGGCGGTGCAGATGGAGGAGGCCCAGGGCGCCACCCGGGCCCTGCTCACCCAGTACACGACCGGCTACCTGCGCTTCGTCTGGCAGCTGGCCGCCGGGGTGGCCGTCCTCGGCTACTGCCTGTGGGCGCTGGAGAGCGGCGGCGTCGCCGACGGCGCGCTGCTGCCCTGGCGCCAGCTCTCGGTCGTCGCCTTCATCCTGGCCGTCCTGCGGTACGCCGTCTTCGCCGACCGCGGCACCGCCGGGGAGCCGGAGGACGTCGTCCTGCGCGACCGGCCGCTCGCCGTCATCGGCCTGGTCTGGGCGGCGATGTACGGGATGGCGGTCGTCGACCTGTGA
- a CDS encoding TetR/AcrR family transcriptional regulator, which translates to MTDATEEKQGTPAGGQTAEKPAKAPKSEQTRALILETALRLFKERGYDKTTMRAIAQEAGVSVGNAYYYFSSKEHLVQGFYDRIAEEHQAAVEPILEGGEKDLTARIRGVLLAWLDIAEPYQEFASQFFKNAADPDSPLSPFSPESEGPREAAIEVHRRVISGASVKVDPELAEALPQLLWLQQMGLVLFWVYDRSEGAANSRRLVERLSPVTARAIQLSRFRILRPLVKETHELLADMMPTAAGMAASGKPRRASKSG; encoded by the coding sequence GTGACGGACGCGACTGAAGAGAAGCAGGGCACGCCCGCGGGCGGGCAGACGGCGGAGAAGCCCGCCAAGGCGCCCAAGAGCGAGCAGACCCGCGCGCTCATCCTGGAGACCGCGCTCCGGCTGTTCAAGGAACGCGGATACGACAAGACGACGATGCGGGCCATCGCGCAGGAGGCCGGGGTCTCCGTCGGCAACGCCTACTACTACTTCTCCTCCAAGGAGCACCTGGTCCAGGGCTTCTACGACCGGATCGCCGAGGAGCACCAGGCGGCCGTCGAACCCATCCTGGAGGGCGGCGAGAAGGACCTGACGGCCCGGATCCGGGGCGTGCTGCTCGCCTGGCTGGACATCGCCGAGCCCTACCAGGAGTTCGCGTCCCAGTTCTTCAAGAACGCCGCCGACCCGGACAGTCCGCTCAGCCCCTTCTCGCCCGAGTCGGAGGGCCCGCGCGAGGCGGCGATCGAGGTCCACCGTCGGGTCATCTCCGGGGCCTCCGTGAAGGTCGACCCCGAACTGGCCGAGGCACTGCCCCAGTTGCTGTGGCTCCAGCAGATGGGCCTGGTGCTGTTCTGGGTGTACGACCGCTCCGAGGGCGCCGCCAACAGCCGCCGCCTCGTCGAACGCCTCTCCCCCGTCACCGCCCGGGCCATCCAGCTCTCCCGCTTCCGGATCCTGCGCCCGCTGGTGAAGGAGACCCACGAGCTGCTCGCCGACATGATGCCGACGGCCGCCGGGATGGCCGCCTCGGGCAAGCCGAGGCGGGCTTCCAAGTCGGGCTAG
- a CDS encoding succinate dehydrogenase iron-sulfur subunit — MATPVLDKVEAESAASPYITVTMRIRRFNPEVSDAAVWEDFQIEIDPKERVLDALHKIKWDVDGTLTFRRSCAHGICGSDAMRINGKNRLACKTLIKDINPEKPITVEAIKGLTVLKDLVVDMDPFFQAYRDVMPFLVTKGNEPTRERLQSAEDRERFDDTTKCILCAACTSSCPVFWNDGQYFGPAAIVNAHRFIFDSRDEAGEQRLEILNDKDGVWRCRTTFNCTDACPRGIEVTKAIQEVKRALITRRF, encoded by the coding sequence ATGGCTACCCCCGTACTGGACAAGGTCGAGGCGGAGTCCGCCGCCTCCCCGTACATCACGGTCACGATGCGGATCCGCCGCTTCAACCCCGAGGTGTCGGACGCCGCGGTCTGGGAGGACTTCCAGATCGAGATCGACCCGAAGGAGCGTGTGCTCGACGCCCTTCACAAGATCAAGTGGGACGTCGACGGCACGCTGACCTTCCGCCGCTCGTGCGCGCACGGCATCTGCGGCTCGGACGCGATGCGGATCAACGGCAAGAACAGGCTCGCCTGCAAGACGCTGATCAAGGACATCAACCCCGAGAAGCCGATCACGGTCGAGGCCATCAAGGGCCTGACGGTGCTGAAGGACCTTGTCGTCGACATGGACCCCTTCTTCCAGGCGTACCGGGACGTCATGCCGTTCCTGGTCACCAAGGGCAACGAGCCGACCCGCGAGCGCCTGCAGTCCGCCGAGGACCGCGAGCGCTTCGACGACACCACCAAGTGCATCCTGTGCGCCGCGTGCACGTCGTCCTGCCCGGTCTTCTGGAACGACGGCCAGTACTTCGGTCCGGCCGCGATCGTCAACGCGCACCGCTTCATCTTCGACTCGCGTGACGAGGCGGGCGAGCAGCGCCTGGAGATCCTGAACGACAAGGACGGCGTGTGGCGCTGCCGCACGACGTTCAACTGCACGGACGCCTGCCCGCGTGGCATCGAGGTCACGAAGGCGATCCAGGAAGTGAAGCGCGCGCTGATCACCCGCCGCTTCTGA
- a CDS encoding SCO4848 family membrane protein → MKLSRRASWFLLAFGAWSWVIWVTFAKNLWKDGSGLAFDDAGDPTAYFWVHLTLAITSFVLGTAVGTIGLRGVRAGRK, encoded by the coding sequence ATGAAGCTCAGCCGCCGCGCCTCCTGGTTCCTGCTCGCGTTCGGCGCCTGGTCGTGGGTGATCTGGGTGACCTTCGCCAAGAACCTCTGGAAGGACGGGAGCGGCCTCGCCTTCGACGACGCGGGGGACCCCACCGCGTACTTCTGGGTCCACCTCACCCTCGCGATCACGTCGTTCGTCCTCGGGACGGCCGTCGGCACGATCGGCCTCCGGGGCGTCCGCGCGGGCAGGAAGTAG
- a CDS encoding GtrA family protein, with protein sequence MRAGGGRGRHELLGFAVSGAAAYAADLAVFLALHGPLGPVAAKSSSFLAGCTVAYLGNAFGTYRRRSVGAREYAAFFGVNLAGAGVQLLCLAVSHYGLGLTSAWADTVSGLGVGMALATCLRFWGNRTLVFRVSTTPTTPSVPYTPSTEGGSRTTWTG encoded by the coding sequence GTGAGGGCGGGAGGCGGACGCGGTCGCCACGAGCTGCTGGGCTTCGCCGTCTCCGGCGCCGCCGCCTACGCCGCCGACCTCGCCGTCTTCCTCGCCCTGCACGGCCCCCTCGGCCCGGTCGCCGCCAAGTCGTCCTCGTTCCTGGCCGGTTGCACGGTCGCCTACCTCGGCAACGCGTTCGGCACCTACCGCCGCCGCAGCGTCGGTGCCCGCGAGTACGCGGCGTTCTTCGGCGTGAACCTGGCCGGTGCGGGCGTACAGCTGCTCTGCCTCGCCGTGTCCCACTACGGCCTCGGCCTCACCTCCGCGTGGGCCGACACGGTGTCAGGACTCGGTGTCGGCATGGCACTCGCGACCTGTCTGCGATTCTGGGGTAACCGGACGTTGGTGTTCCGAGTCTCGACCACCCCGACCACCCCGTCCGTCCCGTACACCCCGTCGACCGAGGGAGGGTCGCGCACGACATGGACTGGCTGA
- a CDS encoding ABC transporter substrate-binding protein: MRSSVRLRILITCGVLVAAGVGGWQLLPSDDVRNEPITVGTTDKVTSLDPAGAYDAGSWAMYSNVFQSLLTFKPGFTTPVPDAAESCKFVGTKLTTYQCTLRDDLTFANGRKITGEDVQFSFERMLGIKTDVGPQPLFPTLKSVVADGQKVTFNLSGRDATFPLKLATGAGSIVDRTAYPEKTLRTGTTVDGSGPYVLKDYKPGESARLEPNPNYRGAVTKTGRTVVVKYFKQSGELAAAWKAQQVDVTHRQMPPAFINTLKDATKDGTRITEAASAEIRNLNFNVRPGSVMAKKAVRQAVAAVVDRPAITTGTYQSTVEPLYSLIPQGFVGHSTAFYDVTPEPDKAKAKRLLKAADVDIPVKFTLGHSEDATYDAEAAELKKQLEETGLFEVDLVATDWQSFQKGYAKGAYDAYTVGWLPDYPDSDNFTGPLVGTDNTLHNGFSSARIDTLIAATQQFSDRSRATGDFRDIQAEVADEVPLVPLWQKKDYVLSTEDVSGSQFLSDGTGIWRLWELGWI; this comes from the coding sequence ATGCGGTCGTCCGTCCGTCTGCGGATCCTGATCACTTGTGGAGTTCTGGTGGCCGCCGGAGTCGGAGGCTGGCAACTCCTGCCCTCCGATGACGTGCGGAACGAGCCGATCACCGTCGGCACCACCGACAAGGTGACCTCGCTGGACCCGGCCGGCGCCTACGACGCCGGTTCCTGGGCGATGTACAGCAACGTCTTCCAGTCGTTGCTGACCTTCAAGCCCGGTTTCACCACTCCGGTCCCGGACGCCGCCGAGAGCTGCAAGTTCGTCGGCACGAAGCTGACGACCTACCAGTGCACGCTCCGGGACGACCTCACCTTCGCCAACGGGCGCAAGATCACCGGTGAGGACGTGCAGTTCTCCTTCGAGCGGATGCTGGGCATCAAGACGGACGTCGGTCCGCAGCCCCTCTTCCCGACCCTGAAGAGCGTCGTCGCCGACGGGCAGAAGGTCACGTTCAACCTCAGCGGCCGGGACGCCACCTTCCCGCTGAAGCTGGCGACCGGCGCCGGTTCGATCGTCGACCGCACCGCGTACCCGGAGAAGACGCTGCGCACGGGCACCACGGTGGACGGCTCGGGACCGTACGTCCTCAAGGACTACAAGCCGGGCGAGAGCGCCCGCCTGGAGCCCAACCCGAACTACCGGGGCGCCGTCACGAAGACCGGCCGCACGGTCGTCGTGAAGTACTTCAAGCAGTCGGGGGAGCTCGCCGCCGCCTGGAAGGCCCAGCAGGTGGACGTGACGCACCGCCAGATGCCGCCGGCCTTCATCAACACGCTGAAGGACGCGACGAAGGACGGCACCCGGATCACCGAGGCGGCCAGCGCCGAGATCCGCAACCTCAACTTCAACGTCCGGCCCGGCTCCGTGATGGCGAAGAAGGCGGTGCGGCAGGCCGTCGCCGCCGTCGTCGACCGCCCGGCCATCACCACCGGCACCTACCAGAGCACCGTCGAGCCGCTCTACTCCCTCATCCCGCAGGGCTTCGTCGGCCACAGCACCGCCTTCTACGACGTCACCCCGGAGCCGGACAAGGCCAAGGCCAAGCGCCTGCTGAAGGCCGCGGACGTCGACATCCCGGTGAAGTTCACCCTCGGGCACAGCGAGGACGCCACCTACGACGCCGAGGCCGCCGAGCTGAAGAAGCAGCTGGAGGAGACGGGCCTGTTCGAGGTCGACCTCGTCGCCACCGACTGGCAGTCCTTCCAGAAGGGGTACGCGAAGGGCGCGTACGACGCGTACACCGTCGGCTGGCTCCCCGACTACCCCGACTCGGACAACTTCACCGGCCCGCTCGTCGGCACCGACAACACCCTGCACAACGGCTTCTCCAGTGCGCGGATCGACACGCTGATCGCCGCCACGCAGCAGTTCAGCGACCGCTCCCGGGCCACCGGCGACTTCCGGGACATCCAGGCCGAGGTGGCCGACGAGGTGCCGCTGGTGCCGCTGTGGCAGAAGAAGGACTACGTCCTGTCGACCGAGGACGTCTCCGGTTCGCAGTTCCTCTCGGACGGCACCGGCATCTGGCGCCTGTGGGAGCTCGGCTGGATCTAG
- a CDS encoding SigE family RNA polymerase sigma factor has product MTSAQEEAYLEFVADRARALYRSAYVLAAGDAHLAEDLVQETLSRVYVHWKRVARADSPAAYAQTVLVRSFLSLRRRRSTGERPVGNLPDRADSGPDTALRLTLLDALHQLPPRDRAVLLLRYWEDRSIEETARMLRTSNSAVRSQGTRALARVRALLGDSLSDLVPR; this is encoded by the coding sequence GTGACATCAGCACAGGAGGAGGCCTACCTGGAGTTCGTGGCCGACAGGGCCCGGGCCCTGTACCGCTCCGCGTACGTCCTCGCCGCCGGTGACGCGCACCTCGCCGAGGACCTGGTCCAGGAGACGCTGAGCCGGGTGTACGTGCACTGGAAGCGGGTGGCCCGGGCCGACAGCCCGGCGGCCTACGCGCAGACGGTGCTGGTCCGCTCCTTCCTCAGCCTGCGGCGCCGCCGCAGCACCGGCGAGCGCCCCGTCGGGAACCTCCCCGACCGCGCCGACTCCGGTCCGGACACCGCCCTCCGGCTCACCCTGCTGGACGCGCTCCACCAGCTCCCGCCCCGCGACCGGGCGGTGCTGCTCCTGCGCTACTGGGAGGACCGCAGCATCGAGGAGACCGCCCGCATGCTCCGGACCAGCAACAGCGCGGTCCGCTCCCAGGGCACCCGGGCCCTCGCGCGGGTGCGCGCGCTGCTCGGCGACAGCCTGTCCGACCTGGTCCCGCGCTGA
- a CDS encoding MarR family winged helix-turn-helix transcriptional regulator — MAPTEEPRDWTDEHVARWQPVLPDLDPVVEGAVTRMKKLSVHLRRVREQSLADFDLERHEFETLHKLAGRGGSAAPSELAQDLDLAPASVTGRLDALEKRGLVHRTPSTTDRRRVVVALTPAGHETWLGAMDVLGHEEYRLLGALTAEERTQLNDLLRRIMLVAEEHTGVEPWHG; from the coding sequence ATGGCACCCACCGAGGAACCGCGCGACTGGACCGACGAGCACGTGGCCCGTTGGCAGCCCGTGCTGCCCGACCTCGATCCGGTTGTCGAAGGCGCGGTCACCCGGATGAAGAAGCTCTCCGTCCACCTGCGCCGGGTGCGCGAGCAGTCGCTCGCCGACTTCGACCTCGAACGCCACGAGTTCGAGACCCTCCACAAGCTGGCCGGCCGCGGCGGCAGCGCCGCCCCCTCCGAACTCGCCCAGGACCTCGACCTGGCCCCCGCCTCCGTCACCGGACGCCTCGACGCCCTGGAGAAGCGGGGCCTCGTCCACCGCACCCCGTCCACGACCGACCGGCGCCGGGTGGTCGTCGCGCTCACCCCCGCCGGTCACGAGACCTGGCTCGGCGCCATGGACGTCCTGGGCCACGAGGAGTACCGCCTCCTGGGCGCCCTCACCGCCGAGGAACGCACCCAGCTCAACGACCTGCTCCGCCGCATCATGCTCGTCGCCGAGGAGCACACGGGCGTGGAGCCCTGGCACGGCTAG